A segment of the uncultured Fibrobacter sp. genome:
CTATCAACTTCATACAGTCGTCCTTCATTTTCACACAAGCTCTCTTTGTCAAAGCACTCACTGCTTTTGCTTAAAAAATTTAGGTTCTCTGCCATCCACACTTGATTACCAATAGTCGTATATTTGTATTCACGGCCATCGCGACTATCCGTAAACACACCTCGTTTATCTTCAGGACATACACGAGCGGCATCCCATTCTTCATCCGCATCAGTAGTACAAGACATTAAGAATAACGAAATAAATAGTACCACAAACGAGACATATTTAATCATTGATTTCCCCACTAGTTAACAATCAATCCTTAATACAACGAATAGATTTTTTCGTGCCAATCCACTGGAAACTGATACTTTCTCCCAAAATCACGTCATAAGAGGACACAGTATTTTTCATCGTACTTGACGCAAAATACGTCGCCCGAAAAACACTGCTTAAGCCACCACTATAATCATAATACCCCGCATAAAGCGCCGAAAAACCACACGCATCAATTGGTCCCCCATCCTTTTTTTGGTACTCAATTGCTATTGAATCCATCGCAAGGATAGCCTCTTCTTTAAGAAGTCGGTTTACTACGCCGTCCACGGATTCAGCCAGCGTTTCCCATTCCACCTTGGTCGGAACATGCCAACCTTTCGGACATACTGAATCTACGATATCACGATCTAGAAAGCCACAATCTTTTGCATCTTTTATTAACGTATAGAACCTTCCATATTTTTCACAAAATTCATCAGCAATACATTCATTGGTTTCGCAAGTGGAATGAAGGCGCTCTGCAATTTCAGCAAGTCGCGTGGTATCTGTATTACAAATTTGCGTTGTATCATTCAGCCAAAAGCCTCTCGGCACACAAAATTCTTTGCCATAACAAGTACTATAAGGATTCGGCAGTTCATACTTCAAATTCTCGGCCATCCACACCTGCTTACCAATTGTCGTATACTTGTATTCGCGGCCATCGCGTTCATCAACAAAGGTTCCTCGGTTCGGGATGCCATAAGCGTTCATACCTGTTTCAGGACAAACATCCGCGGCGCTCCACTCCGGTTCGTCTTCAGCACAGGATAAAAGGAATAACGAAATTAAAAGAAATACATATTTTGAATATTTAATCATTTTTGTCCTTTACGTACAATTTAATTAAAAACACCTCTCCGCGAAACGGAAAGGTGCTTTGGATGTGTTATATAGGAAATTTTAAAGTATGCTGATCTTTAGAATTTGCTGAAGAAATCCCAAGTGGCCTGCGGAACCCAGGACTTTTGCTGGCCGGGATCCTTGTGGTCCCAGATGTGGCCGCCATTCTGCGTACACCAGCGAACCGGGAAACGTTCTTCAACCGTGGTATAGTCGTAGCACACGTGCGGACCGCTGCCGCCATATTCCTGAGCCTTTTCATTCTTGGCCTTGCCGCCTTCGGAGTTGAGCGTCAAGATGATATCACGAGCGGCGCGACCCATCTGCGGAGTGCAAAGGTTGTCCTGCAGGCCGAGCACACCCATCCAACCCACGCCCTTATTCTGACGCTGCGGGAGCCAGATGTTACGTTCGGCGGTTTCATACACGGCTACAGCACGAAGCACATCCTGGTGGTTCCAAGAGAGACCGTTGCTGAACATGGAGCCGTAGCTAAAGCCTGTAGAGAACACGCGGCTAGAGTCAATGCAAAGGTTGCTCTGCAAATCGGCCAAAAGTTCATCGAAGAGCAGATAGTCATCCTGACCCCACGGGGCCTGGTTTCCGTTACCTTCAGGAGCGACAAAGATTGCCGT
Coding sequences within it:
- a CDS encoding FISUMP domain-containing protein produces the protein MIKYSKYVFLLISLFLLSCAEDEPEWSAADVCPETGMNAYGIPNRGTFVDERDGREYKYTTIGKQVWMAENLKYELPNPYSTCYGKEFCVPRGFWLNDTTQICNTDTTRLAEIAERLHSTCETNECIADEFCEKYGRFYTLIKDAKDCGFLDRDIVDSVCPKGWHVPTKVEWETLAESVDGVVNRLLKEEAILAMDSIAIEYQKKDGGPIDACGFSALYAGYYDYSGGLSSVFRATYFASSTMKNTVSSYDVILGESISFQWIGTKKSIRCIKD